The DNA region AAATTTTAATTAATCAATACTTATGCAAACAAATTGAATTTAATGAACTAGATGGTTATTTATATAGAAGTTTTGGTTCCAAAAATATTTTAGGAGTAATACAATACCACCTAAATAATTGTGAAAAATTTGAAATAAAAAGTTATTTAGAGAGCTTGGGATTTAGTAAAGAATATTTTAAAACTAACTCTTTTAATTCTGCAATAGCTGAATTAAAAAGAAATTTCGAAATTATAAAGGTAGAAAATAAAAACATCTTTTCTTCTTTTAACACAATAAACAAGAATACAGGAATAAAAAAAGAAGAAATAATAGATTTTTGCGAAAAAGCAAAAGAATATACTAACAATGAATCATTAACTTATTATGAACTTTTAGAACATGGTTTTCAACACCCATTAATAAAATACAATATGAGCGACACTTTTTATAAGTATCTTATAGATTGAAATAATTCCTTTGGTAAAAATATAGATCTAAAAAAGAATGAAATAAAAACCAATAAAACTAACAAAGAAAGTACTATCGAAATTGAAATAAAAGAGCAAAACAACGAAATCACAAAGAACGCAAGCAATTCAAGAGAAGTATTAATATTATTAAATTTCTTAACCTCATGATTTATCAAAAATGAAGAAGAACCAATATCTATAGATTTATTAAAGAGAAATATTCAAGAACAGTTTAATATTGAAATTAATGAAAAATATATTATTGAGCTACTATCTGTTGTCCCATTCTACTACCATAATAAATTAGGATTAATTTTTAAAGATAAAAATACTTATTTAAAAATAATTAGTGAGTATTAATTTTAAAAAACAATTTTGAATAAAAAGGTTGTTTTTTTATTTTTTCATTTATAATATTACTAAACAGTAATATACTAAAAAAGAGGATATATGAAAAAGAGATATAAAAAAATATTTTTAGCACTACCTGTTGTTTCTTTACCAACGTTCCTGACTATTTCTTGTGTAAATAACGAATCGAAAGATAACCAATTTTTCAATAAGAATATAGATTTTTCAAAATCAATTGGAAAGAAAAACAGCATAATTGAAAATAATGTTGTAAACGAGCCTGAAAAACAAACAACTCCGAAATCAACATCAACAAATAACGACAGTAGTAATAAGCCAAACAAAGATAAAATTTCTGAAAGCAGTTCAAATAGTGATGCAAATCCAAAAACCAATACTAATAATGATTCTAATAAGAAAGAAAATGAACTAAGTAATGAAGGCAAAAATAATGGCGCCCCAGAAAAAGAAGACCAACTTTTAGATGGTAAAAATAATAAAGAAAAAGAAAACAATTCAAATAGTGATGCAAATCCAAAAACCAATACTAATAATGATTCTAGTAAGAAAGAAAATGAACTAGGTAATGAAGACAAAAATAATGACACCCCAGAAAAAGAAAACCAACTTTTAGATAGTGAAAATAATAAAGAAAAAGAAAACAATGATTTAAAAGTTCAAAATATTTCCATAATATATGATGATACCGGCGAATTATATAGTGTAATTTTAAATACTAATAAGAGTAATTGAAAGACTAAAGAAGCATTAAAATACTCTTTAAGTTACACATTATACAATGATGTTAAAGCTTCAGGAAAAAGAAATAAAGCTATAGGGAGTACGGATGATGACAAACCATCTTCTTTAATATTTTTCGAAGAAAATATTGAAAATTATAAAAATATTTCTATTGATTCACTTACTTACAATGGATTTGAAGTTGACTTAAGCAATCTTGTTAAAGAATTTCCTTTTCCCAAGAAACAAAATGTCGAAAATGACGCAGAACCTGCAGGTGAAGACAATAATGAAGCAACCCCTCAAGACAACCCAAATAAGGAAACAGAGGCTTCAGGTACAGAAATTGATAATAGTCATTTCGATTCAAATGCACCATTTAATATTGTTTCACTAGAATTCATAAAAGACATAGATATACCTGATGAAGTGGAATTAGTTGTTCAGCTTGATAAAGATATTGAAGATAGTATTGCGAAAACAGTTTCTATTGAATTAACTAAATATATAAATGAAACAGAAATGTCAGAGGAAAAATTAAGATTTAATGTTATACCTGTTAAAAGATTGAATAAAAACACCTTAAATTTAGATATTTACGATTTAGAACCAAGCACAAAATACAAAGTTACAAAGTTATTAACTGGCTCAAATTCTATAAATTTACCAAATTCTAATACTGAATTTATGACTCATCCCGTTACTACCACTAATGAATAATTTTTATTAAATGCCTCCTTAAAAATCCGGAGGTTTTTTTACAAAAAATATTTGTAAATTATTACTTTTAATATTATAATATTACTAAACAGTAATATATTAAAAAGGAGAAAAATGAAATCATTTTGAAATTATGTATCTTTTATTCATAAAGTTACATTAAAAAAGAAAAATACTGTAATAATTCCCGTTATATGAATGGTTGTTTCAATCATAATAACATTTGCTTTATTTTCATTTAATTTTGATGATAAAGCCAAAACATTAATATTTTATATAGTAGTTTTTGTTGAGTTATTATTAACAGCACTTTTTTCATCAATAAAATCAATAAATATATTTAAGGATCTAGAAGAAGAGGGTATAGAACTTTTAACACTGTCTAAACCAATATCAAGGCGCAAAATCGTTTGAGGTAAAACAGCAACAAACTTATTATTCGGTATCTACTGATCACTATTGATGAGCTTATCAAACTTACTTATAGTACTTTTAGGACTACATGACTATGCTAATTTTATTTTAGGATTAATTTCCCTACCTGTTTTTGTAATAGCTTATATGATTTTTGGTAGTTTTAGTTCTCTTATAGCATACAAAATGAATGCAAAGGTAGCTATAACAATACCATTAGTTGTATTTAGTCCTCTAGTTATTGGTGGTACAATTATTTCTTCTAAAAGTACATCAACAAGTAATAACGTCGCATACTATTTAAATTCCCAATATAAAAATAACCCTTCAGGAAATGTAGCGAACATTGAAACTTTTTATTTAAATGATAATAAGGATACATTTTACATAATACCAAATGGTGCGGATAAAAAAGAGTTAAGAGATGATCAAATAAATTATCTAAAAGAAGCTTTTAAATACTCAAAAAATTCCGCCACAGAATGACAAATATATTCATATTTATCACTACCATATCAATTTGTTGATTATTTTAATATACACAACATCAATATATCGGATACATTTACATCTGGGAATATAAGCAACTTAAATAACTATCTTTATTACAGGAAAAATGATAATTTTGCATATAATTATGATTTAAATACAAAAGTTAATTTAAAACAATATCATATTACAGATAGAATAGTTAAAAAACAAGACGCAGATGGAAACTTTTTAAAAGATAGTAATGGAAATGATATTTTAGAATCAAGAATCAACAAACCAGCGTATTTAGTGCCTGGTTCATTAAAATCACAAAGTAATATTCCTCATTTAATAAACACAGATATTATATATGCAAGAGAAGGTGCAGAGGATTTTGCTCAGAGATTTCCTGAAGATAAATTTGTTCATTCAGCAACTGATAATTTGGTAGGAGAATTAAAATGAGCCTACATTAAAGAACTATTAGAAAGCGAAGTTTTCGATTATTATGCTAATAAATTGGCAACAGAAATATCTGAAGACCTTAAGGAAGCATCTCTTGATAACATAAGCGAAATTAAAAGTATTATCTTTGAAGTTATATCAAGAAATCTAAAAAATGATGAATATGAATTATTAAAAATTAACGATATAAGAACAGAGGTCCTTAATAAAGCATCATTAGAAAATAGAAAAATCAAAACTGTTTCTGAAAAGAAAATTTATCTTGCTACAGCTTTTATTTATTATCTTTACTTCAAATACAATGATACTTTTATAACTGATGCAATTTTATATAACGAGTCAACAGATAATTTTGATCCTCATTCATATTCTATAGCTATTGACAATTTTAGATATAGAATTGGTGGATTTAGTAAATATGTTGCAAAGCAACAAATTGAAGAAGAAAAGATTACAGATAGCGAAGGAAACGAAAGCAAGGAAAGAAAGGTTAAAATTAGATATGATATCGAACCTTCTTCAAACTATTTATTCCAGCCGTTAGATGAAGTTTGACAAGTTTCAAGAAACAACAACCCAACCGTTAATAAAAAC from Mycoplasmopsis canis PG 14 includes:
- a CDS encoding ABC transporter permease codes for the protein MKSFWNYVSFIHKVTLKKKNTVIIPVIWMVVSIIITFALFSFNFDDKAKTLIFYIVVFVELLLTALFSSIKSINIFKDLEEEGIELLTLSKPISRRKIVWGKTATNLLFGIYWSLLMSLSNLLIVLLGLHDYANFILGLISLPVFVIAYMIFGSFSSLIAYKMNAKVAITIPLVVFSPLVIGGTIISSKSTSTSNNVAYYLNSQYKNNPSGNVANIETFYLNDNKDTFYIIPNGADKKELRDDQINYLKEAFKYSKNSATEWQIYSYLSLPYQFVDYFNIHNINISDTFTSGNISNLNNYLYYRKNDNFAYNYDLNTKVNLKQYHITDRIVKKQDADGNFLKDSNGNDILESRINKPAYLVPGSLKSQSNIPHLINTDIIYAREGAEDFAQRFPEDKFVHSATDNLVGELKWAYIKELLESEVFDYYANKLATEISEDLKEASLDNISEIKSIIFEVISRNLKNDEYELLKINDIRTEVLNKASLENRKIKTVSEKKIYLATAFIYYLYFKYNDTFITDAILYNESTDNFDPHSYSIAIDNFRYRIGGFSKYVAKQQIEEEKITDSEGNESKERKVKIRYDIEPSSNYLFQPLDEVWQVSRNNNPTVNKNLYFIIWISLGFIFILANNTLYFKKDYK